From Bradyrhizobium symbiodeficiens, the proteins below share one genomic window:
- a CDS encoding LysR family transcriptional regulator yields the protein MQSSLSELGAVLMVARRGKFRTAAIELGVSTTALSNAVGKLERTLGVRLFNRTTRSVSLTEAGQQFVAQVAPAVQDIHAVMDLARSQQAMPSGTLRINAFPTAAREIFSWLVLPFLRAHPQVHIDIVTEGRLVDIVAGGFDLGVRSADLVPADMIALPLGALRCNVVVGTPSYLKAHGTPRTPQDLTEHTCLRVRLPNGAIHRWPFEKNGQSVHIDVQGAITLDEASLARTAVLASAGLALAMESDVRDDIEAGRLVRVLEDWTPNLSPLSLYYPSRRNPTAAFKAFVDFARRHSGASVARHSP from the coding sequence GTGCAGAGCAGCCTGAGCGAATTGGGCGCCGTCCTCATGGTCGCCCGCCGAGGTAAGTTCCGAACGGCGGCGATCGAGCTCGGGGTCTCAACGACCGCGCTCAGCAATGCGGTCGGAAAGTTGGAGCGCACGCTTGGCGTAAGGCTTTTCAACCGGACGACGCGGAGCGTTTCCTTGACAGAGGCAGGCCAGCAGTTCGTCGCGCAGGTCGCGCCCGCCGTGCAAGACATTCATGCGGTGATGGATCTCGCGCGCTCTCAACAGGCCATGCCTTCAGGCACACTTCGCATTAACGCCTTTCCTACAGCGGCACGGGAAATCTTCTCTTGGCTTGTCCTACCGTTCCTGCGCGCTCACCCTCAGGTCCACATCGACATCGTCACAGAGGGGCGCTTGGTTGACATCGTCGCGGGCGGCTTCGACCTTGGCGTCCGTAGTGCCGACCTCGTGCCGGCCGACATGATCGCACTCCCATTGGGGGCTCTGCGGTGCAATGTAGTGGTCGGCACACCTAGCTATCTGAAAGCGCATGGGACGCCCCGAACTCCCCAGGACCTCACCGAGCATACTTGTCTCCGCGTCCGGCTCCCTAATGGCGCGATCCATCGCTGGCCGTTCGAGAAGAATGGACAATCGGTCCATATCGACGTCCAGGGCGCCATCACTCTCGACGAGGCGAGTCTCGCACGCACCGCAGTCCTCGCGTCCGCCGGTTTGGCCCTGGCAATGGAATCCGACGTACGAGACGACATCGAGGCAGGCCGCCTTGTGCGCGTGCTCGAGGATTGGACGCCCAACCTGTCGCCGTTGAGCCTCTACTATCCGAGCC